One Nymphaea colorata isolate Beijing-Zhang1983 chromosome 12, ASM883128v2, whole genome shotgun sequence genomic window, attattgaAGTTGTGAAGGATGACTCGTCTAGTCTCTTGTTGCATCAATGAACAACAACCAAGTacaatttttggaaatttaaattttcatactATAGAGAATGAAGTTTGATAGTCCAGTTTGAGCTAGTGTGATGTTAAGATTGAGTTTCATAGTTCATTTAGtgtttactatatatttttaaaattttagtgcataaatcatatttggatcagatttataTATGGCTTAAAAGTCATACATTGGATTCGGATacaacttaaaagttggattcagattatattcggatcggattcggatataacttaaaagttggatttagaTCGGATTCAGGTACAActtgaaaatcagattcagatcggattcagatattaaaATTCGGgtttggatcggattcaagtataactaaaaatcggattcggatcggattcagatataactaaaaaatcagattcggattggattcagatataactaaaaaatcggattcagatcagatttaggtataacttaaaaatcggattcggatcggttTCAGAtattaaaattcggattcagatcggattcaagtataactaaaaattaaattcggatcggattcagatgtagattttaaattcgaatttggatatagtataaaaaaaatttcatccgaatctgaatatatgaatatcgaaaaatcggatatggtaaaaGGTACATCCGATCTACATCCCTAGGTATCACTAAAAAGTTTTCTTTGGGGTGGGGGACtatatttttcagaatttttgcaTGGgacaaatgatatttaaaaataaaaaaaataaaaaagtaaaactaaTATTTTTTCCCCTAAAATCACAGGGGGCCATGGCCTCTGCCAAGCGACCTTTGTTCAGATATATAGGTTATCAGTGCCTCATTACTTAGAAACCGGAGCTTAAGTTGGCAAATTAACAAGCACAAGTGCAAATTACATACCATTGCATGCTGGTGATTTGAGTCGCCTTCGCTCAAGCAGTTGCCAAAGCTAGAGATATTGCCGAAAAAACCCTGCTGGAGGAGcatattttgtttatgtttaaGGATGTACTGGcaatttttttgtcaatccaGATCTAGAGATTTTTGAACTTGCACCAAGCCAAAGCAATTTATTGACCCTCCTTGTTGTTTCCGTCCAGTTAACGTTGAGCCcttggatttgtttttctttaatacTACGTTTCCAGTCCAACCGCCTAACCTATTTTGCCTGCTAGCTGATAACCAAAAGCTACGACATTGttgtttttggtttctttataATGAAAGCCACTGCTGTAAAAACCGGAGATGAAATCAAGTTGGATCGGTTGAGTTGGTTTAGTGAATCGGCCGGCAGATTTAGGAGTGATTGAACTGAATTGCTTGTAAATTAACAAAACTATTACTATACATTTTAGAAAGGACATTATAAAAAGGACAATAATAAACATGTAGTGGAATTGATTTGCCGTTAATTGTCTTTCAAACACATCTTTTTACAACATCGATCAAAGCCTTTAGATGGAATAACTCTAcgtttgaagaagaaaaactcaATGTAAACTGCAAAACCACCAAGTTTTACCACGCGTGGCCATGGAAAAAGCTTAGATAGCGGAGTGCACAATAGGCCGTCAGGTGAACATTTTCGCCACACTGGAACATGATAACGTTTGGGAAGGGTCGGACGGCTGTGGCTTTCAGTTAAATGAGTGTGGTTCTCTGCAGATGGCGACCTATCCCATACGGCGCCATGAAACGTCGTGGAGTGGTGTGACGCCAACTATGGTCTATGTGTCTCTTCCGCCCCATTCATCATGTAGAAAGCCCTACAGAAGCATCCAAGGAGAGGTGGGACCCCCAAGGGAAACGTTGGTCATTCTTGGTGGGTAGGAGGCAGTCGGGCTCTTCTTAGCTGCTGAGGAGAAATTAGAATCTGGTTTTGCTTCGTATGGTGAGAAGCTAACCgttagttttcttcttctaccaTGGTTCTACCATAGAGAGACActcaagggagagagagggagacatagAGACTAGAGGCGCATTGTGAAGCGCCATTTCTTTGCTTCTTGTGCCCAGAAAAGTCTGAGGATCTTCGGTCTCTGTTCAGTTTTGTCAGTCTTTCTTTCCTTTACGAGGATGTGGACGGAGGGGCACTGTGGCCTGAAGTTTTGTCAAGAATAATGCATGGTGCCTTATGAAGCAAGAGTTTGACGGTTTTTTCTGATTTTCCCGTCTTGTAAAGAGAGGAGAGCAAAAGGAGGGCTTAGATTCTAGGGTTGTGGGTTCTGGCTGCTTTGGATTCCAGAGCTTGGATTGTCTTCTGTCTCGTTTagggaggaaagaaaaaacagttaTCGGGGTTAGTGGACCTTAGAAATTTTTAAGGCTGTAAGAAAtagagttttcttttttatcttggCTTTCGGCACTTGCAGATGCTGTTCTGGTCGGGTGTTCGTGTTTTTGGGATTCCAGGTGAAAAAGCGGGTCCTCCGTAGATGCGAGGTGGTCCTTCAGTTCAGCAAACCAAGTTTCTATTGCAGTATCTTGGTACTCTTTTAACTGTGCTAAAAGTTCTAACCTTCTCCCATTCTTCTGTTGTATATGTTTCCTGGGGGTTTAGATTCAAGCTCGTAGTTTAAGTTGGTAAATCTGTTCCTAAAACCCCATGAGCTTTCTGTGTAAGAAAGCACCATTTTTTTTATACCAGACCATTGTTTGAGGGTGGGAGAGATTTCAGAACTTAGGTTTTGATTTCCATCAGGCTTTTGTGGCGTGTTGGCTGGTGAAGGGAGTTCATGAGCTGATTGATGGCCTGAGAATGTATTTTGTGCTTTTCTAGTTCCATGGACCCGGAAAGCTGCAGCTCCTTGAGGTGTGGGAAACACCCATCACAGACATTTACTGGCTTTTGCGCGCACTGCCTGGTTGAGAGGTTATCAGCTGTTGATCCAGGTCAAAGAAAGGCTCCTTCTTGTCCTGAAGGTGGGCCATCTGTGAATTGCGAAGATGGAATCGGTGCTTCCGCTAACGTTCCTGGTGCTTCCGCTAAAGTTCCTGAAACGGAGGTAACTGCTGTAGAGAAAGTAGTAAATTGCTCATCTGTCCTGCCTGGTATTGAAAGTGAATCGTGTAAGGTTAGAGTAAGACAAACTTTGCGGTCTCTCTTTTATTCTGACAATGAAGGTGCTAATGAAGATAATGCtacaagaagaagaactaaAGTGAGACCTTTGATTGGTAAAAGAGATACTTCTCTTGTTGGTATTCGCTTCCATGATGATATATGTGTTGGATTTCGTCCAAACACAAATGGGTCGGCGGAAAATCAGTTGAACGAATGTTTGTCCTCGAAAGCGAGCGGCAAGAAGTTTATTGGTATAGCTGAAACAACAAATAGCGGATGGGATTTTGGAAGCAATTCAGAAGCCCGGTCAAGTTCTGCAGGAAAAACTATGGCGGATATGCAATTAGATGAGACTGGTAACGGCGGGGAGAGAATTTATTTCGTCTCGGAAAGCAGGGGTCCCAAATCTGTTGCTAATAAATATACTCAGCTTGAGGCTGTGATGGATGACAATGGAGGGAGTTTTCCTGCTGGTGATATTGGTCATGGAAGCACGTTTGGTGATTGCAAGGACGATCAAAACTTTAAGAAAAGGCCACCCGTGCTGCTAGGGCAAGGATTCGTGAAGAAAATTCTGAGATGGAACATGAAAACCTCGCAGAAGAAAGCATCCATGGCTGAGGCAGATTTAGGTGTTGGGTTTCATGACTTGCAGCTACAAAGAATCGCTGATAACGGCACCCCCTGCTGTAGAAGGGAGTCTATTGATTCAAATGAGACATGTTCTTGGGACGGGCTGTTGATTGGCAAAGCACTTACTCGTTCTTTATCAGTCAAAGAAGAAGCAAATGCTGGATCCGTGAAACCTGTTGAGGGGCATAAGGAAATGCTTCGTCAACCTGGTTCTCTGGAGAACGGAGACTGCTATTCCGAGTCTGTTCCACACATAAGAAGAATGACAAAGAAGGTTGGCTCAGTCGACTTTGAGTGGTCACCTGATATGAAGGACATGAACAAGATAATTCCTGCAGTAGTGGAGGATGATAACAAATTAACATCCGATATAGGATATGTTGGGGATtctgggagggagagattttgtgGAAACTTGTTAGAAGATTGGAGCTGTAGGGGAAAGTTCCATGGGTGCGGTAAAATCTGGAGTCGGGTTATTGCCAGCCCTTTCTGGGGCTTTGTTCAGAAGAGTGAGAATGTCCTCGATCGCTCTCTTTCAGAATGTTGGCATGAATCTCGAAGGGAAAGGAACAGAGACGCTGCAGAATTTTTCAACAGGGTGGGGTTTCACAGGAACAGCAGTGTGAGCTTAAGGAGCATTGATAAGTCTCAGGAGCAGCACCGAGAGACTTCATGCAGCAGTTTGAGCACCATCAATGCAGATCTCCATGGTTTTCATTCTGTTTGgaacaagaagaaaagctaTGGTGTGCTTGGTCATAGCCGAAGCATCCACTATTCTTCTCCCAGTAACCTAGACAATGGGCTTCTTCGCTTTTACTTGACACCAATGAGGTACAATAGAAGGTTGACAAACAGGAAGTCAAGAAGGAATCTACGCCATCTTTGGTAGGTGGATATTGCCCATGTGTTGAGCCTTTGCTAGAGGTGGAGTTCTCTCGTTTCGTAAAAGAATACATGGATGGCTTTGATATAGCAATAGAACCATCATCCTGTTCTTCTTACTGACTTTTATATATGATCTTGGAGATAGATAAAGATGTACCTAGGTGCTTGCCTTGCCGGTACTTTGCGATGTTCATGTAACATAGATTAGCATCCAAATGATTTTACTAGTTTATCATGTTAATAGCTTCTGAGGTATGACATGTATACCTTCCTGAAGCCTTCTGAATGTTTGGATTATCATTTAATAAACAATAATGGAGAAGCAACCATGATTTAGCCCATTTTTTCCTCTGTTTGCTAGTTCCATTTTATGAGAATGTGCATGAAATTCAGCAGAGAAAAATCCATTATGGGCAACTCTTGCTAAGATCTTTCATGTTCATATCGTGATCGCAAATGCTAACCTATCTTTCACATTATATAGAATCTGACTTTTTCTTGATACTATATGAGCTATCAACTTAGCAAGAAATATGTGGGAATGCATGGGTATGAAAAATCTTGAGAGTACCAGTAATTGGACATCAGGTGACTGTGTCTGGTGGATAGATAGATACTTtcagggaaagagagaaagtgtTTCCTGTCTACTGTGAAGTGGTAGACTAAATTATATTCCCCTGAGAACGAACCATCTATTCAGAATGCATTGAGTGACATTTCcatgtcttcatcttcttaAATACATGAAAAGGCTTTCGGCATGCCAAAGAAACTGACTCTTTGCTCGGACATGAACTTCTCTCACAAAGGGATCCCATAAATCAAAGACTTGAaatcatgtattttttataatgtttgtTGGTAACATTATAAAACAAGGTATTCTGAGATCCTTACCAGAAGAAGTGAATATGTTCCTGTTACTGAGACCCAGCATATCTTCCTTGCAGAACTGTTATGCACTCGCCAGTGCAGAAATAGCCCACTGGCATTTCTTTTAGGCGCTGCCACATAAATTTTAGCTATAACAACCACATCCACTTTTTAATATTCCATCTCCCTGACACATCCATTCGTAATATGCGTAAGGTAATTCTTCTCATGCATTTGTGAACTATCTCTGTGCTACCTGCGCATAGAAACCATCACTTAACATATGATTCAATTCCTTCTATACGAATTTGGTGGATTTTTGTCTGATGATTCATTTGGTTTCTGTCAGAAATTTTCAAGCTGGGTTCAGGTCTGTCAGAAATAGAGAGCTATATATCATGGACTGATTCCTGTGTAATTCTTTTCGTCGATGATAAACCGACATGTCCTATGGCAGGACAATGGTCTTTATACTCTGAAACAAGCAGGATAAATATAGTTTTATTCTTGCTGCATATCCGATACATGGTCATACGACATGATCGCAGTGTATGAATTCCAGACGACctattatatttttgttatgtTGATAGAAAAGTGTGGTTCCAGTTATTGCACGACCTGGACATTTTTCTGCACTTTGTTGCCACTTCATTTTGTTCTAAATTGGTTTTGTCTGAGTAAGTCCTTGTGAAGATTGTTCTCGTTAAAAGTTTATATTAGTACTTGTCTCTCTTCTTCAAATGAATTGTGCA contains:
- the LOC116266265 gene encoding uncharacterized protein LOC116266265, whose amino-acid sequence is MDPESCSSLRCGKHPSQTFTGFCAHCLVERLSAVDPGQRKAPSCPEGGPSVNCEDGIGASANVPGASAKVPETEVTAVEKVVNCSSVLPGIESESCKVRVRQTLRSLFYSDNEGANEDNATRRRTKVRPLIGKRDTSLVGIRFHDDICVGFRPNTNGSAENQLNECLSSKASGKKFIGIAETTNSGWDFGSNSEARSSSAGKTMADMQLDETGNGGERIYFVSESRGPKSVANKYTQLEAVMDDNGGSFPAGDIGHGSTFGDCKDDQNFKKRPPVLLGQGFVKKILRWNMKTSQKKASMAEADLGVGFHDLQLQRIADNGTPCCRRESIDSNETCSWDGLLIGKALTRSLSVKEEANAGSVKPVEGHKEMLRQPGSLENGDCYSESVPHIRRMTKKVGSVDFEWSPDMKDMNKIIPAVVEDDNKLTSDIGYVGDSGRERFCGNLLEDWSCRGKFHGCGKIWSRVIASPFWGFVQKSENVLDRSLSECWHESRRERNRDAAEFFNRVGFHRNSSVSLRSIDKSQEQHRETSCSSLSTINADLHGFHSVWNKKKSYGVLGHSRSIHYSSPSNLDNGLLRFYLTPMRYNRRLTNRKSRRNLRHLW